From a single Capsicum annuum cultivar UCD-10X-F1 chromosome 12, UCD10Xv1.1, whole genome shotgun sequence genomic region:
- the LOC107851490 gene encoding scarecrow-like protein 3: protein MLQDDGSSSVTSSSPLQVFPVMSLSPGLGFGSSNQWLKELKSEERGLYLIHLLLACASHVASGSLENANIALDHISQLASPSGDTMQRIASYFNEALADRILRSWPGLFKALRSTKLSVVSEEILVRKMFFEIFPFLKVAFVVTNQAIIEAMEGEKMVHIVDLNAAEPLQWRALLQDLSARPEGPPHLRITGVHQQKEVLDQMAHVLTQEAEKLDIPFQFNQVVSTLENLDVEKLRVKTGEALAISSIMQLHTLLAHDNEKKSPLPLKHKNGVTLPRALINQNTFGEFLEKDMANGCSPSNDTASSSPLCSTGSSKMDSFLNALWGLSPKVMVVTEQDSNHNATTLMERLSESLHFYAALFDCLESTLPRTSLERIKVEKMLLGEEIKSIVACEGIERKERHEKLEKWFQRFDTAGFGNVPLSYYAMLQARRLLQSYSCEGYKIKEENGCVVICWQDRALFSVSSWRCRK from the coding sequence ATGTTACAAGATGATGGTTCTTCATCAGTGACTTCATCATCACCACTTCAAGTATTTCCCGTGATGTCTTTATCACCGGGTTTGGGTTTTGGTTCGTCGAATCAGTGGCTTAAGgagctgaaatctgaagaaagagGGTTGTATTTGATACATCTTTTGCTTGCTTGTGCTAGTCATGTGGCTTCTGGTAGTCTTGAGAATGCTAACATCGCACTCGATCACATTTCGCAACTTGCATCTCCTAGTGGAGATACTATGCAAAGAATTGCTTCGTATTTCAATGAGGCATTAGCTGATAGGATTCTTAGAAGTTGGCCTGGTCTTTTTAAGGCCTTGCGATCGACTAAGTTATCGGTTGTCTCGGAAGAAATTCTTGTTAGGAAGATGTTTTTCGAGATCTTTCCGTTCTTGAAAGTGGCGTTTGTGGTGACGAATCAAGCTATAATCGAAGCTATGGAAGGGGAAAAGATGGTTCATATCGTTGATCTTAATGCTGCTGAACCCTTGCAATGGCGTGCGTTGCTTCAGGACTTAAGCGCTCGTCCTGAAGGACCGCCACATTTGCGCATTACGGGGGTTCATCAGCAAAAAGAGGTGTTAGATCAAATGGCACATGTGCTTACTCAAGAAGCCGAAAAGCTCGATATCCCTTTTCAGTTCAATCAAGTTGTTAGCACATTGGAGAATCTTGATGTTGAGAAGCTTCGGGTGAAAACCGGGGAGGCTCTCGCGATTAGTTCAATAATGCAATTGCACACCCTTCTTGCTCATGATAACGAAAAGAAGTCCCCCTTGCCTCTAAAGCATAAGAACGGTGTCACCTTGCCGAGGGCACTAATCAACCAAAACACATTCGGGGAGTTTCTCGAGAAAGATATGGCTAACGGTTGTAGTCCAAGCAACGACACAGCTTCTTCATCCCCGCTGTGTTCAACTGGTTCATCGAAGATGGATAGTTTCCTCAATGCTTTGTGGGGTTTATCGCCAAAAGTTATGGTGGTGACAGAACAAGATTCTAATCACAACGCGACAACTCTGATGGAGAGGCTATCGGAGTCTTTACATTTTTACGCTGCATTGTTCGATTGTCTTGAATCCACGCTGCCAAGAACATCATTGGAGAGAATAAAGGTGGAAAAGATGCTATTAGGCGAGGAGATTAAGAGCATTGTAGCATGTGAAGGGATCGAGCGAAAGGAGAGGCATGAGAAGCTCGAAAAGTGGTTCCAAAGATTCGACACAGCCGGTTTTGGCAATGTGCCTTTGAGTTATTACGCTATGTTGCAGGCGAGGAGGTTATTGCAGAGTTACAGTTGCGAAGGATACAAGATCAAGGAAGAGAACGGCTGCGTGGTGATATGCTGGCAAGATCGCGCTCTCTTCTCTGTGTCGTCGTGGCGATGTAGGAAGTAA